Sequence from the Mytilus galloprovincialis chromosome 13, xbMytGall1.hap1.1, whole genome shotgun sequence genome:
TGATTTCTATTAAGTGTGCCATTTAAAGTTATAGTGCCATTTGTGTTATAGTATATTGTAAATTCGTTTATCTTCATTGTTTTTGGATCGAGGAGAATGTGTCTTTTCCTGGATATTTGATTATGTGGTTTTGTACAAGCCATAAGAAAATTTGTACTTTGTAAATTGGTGGTTGACCTATATTCTCTAACCACATAATTCAAGGAAATTGGAATTCTAGGAATTATGATACATCCGCAGCTGTCTGACATTTATTTACCAACAATGCATTATATTAGCATtctgttttacaaatttaaaCTCTTTGTCATTGTTTATTTACTTATCAGAATTGTTAAAGATATGATTGTGAGAATTTTGTTAAGAATTATTCATTTCTGTGGTATATTTAACTATCTTAAGGTTGTCTTTTGTTGACTCCATGATTTGAGAAAGAAtccatttcttttttaattattgttatgAATTTACAAAGTTTCTCAAGTTCtatcattttgacaaatttatcaGACATGACAGTTAATAATTAATTTGGTGTAGATGTTTTTGTGCCTTTCTTCTGTGAAGAATGGGCTAGTTGTTAGTGTTGtttgcatgtatatatatgtaaaatgctTTAAAGATTTGTATTTATGTATCAATTTCTATAACTTCGATCTTAGAAATAAGCTAGATGCTTGCAATctcattaatagcttactttaGTGAATGAAGTTACTTGTTAATGACTGTGTATTCAAAGtgctatcatttttatttgtactttCTATTTTAAGTTATGCAAAAGTTGAAatcatattttatgtcatttatATACCTTTCTCTCAAATTCTTTTACtcaagaattgaatgcttctttttgtaacttcattggggtgtaaaagcgttgactgaagtacattttgtataaagcgcataagttacattttttagctaggatcatgaaaacattggtttttatcaagtttttatttgatttacctgtgcactttttgTGGGACCTAGTGTCAACATGAataatacattttattgtgtaatgaaattgactaatggacatttgagcgcattgacaggacatttgagcgaaaaaaaaaggacgtttgagcgccaaagtataggacatttgagcgcctaaattttaggacatttgagcgaaaataagaataagcgtaggacatttgagcgaaaacaagtcttggatagagaattgtcttattggcaatcataccacattttcttacgaatatagttcattaaatgaggagtttaccaacaaaaagattaaaacatattttaattgtaaaaaacaaagcactaaaaacaaAGCACAGTCATAAAACaggagtttaccaacaaaaagattaaaacatcttttaattgtaaacaaagcactaaaaacaaagcactgtcataaaacataaaactcggCAACGGCATTATTTACAAGTCTGTTCGGGCTTGGAACTTATATCCCAGGCTTCTGACATAAAAATCCCTCGTAATTTCCTGCTGGCAGTATTTCGAATGCAAATCCCGGAGATTCTGTTCCTTCTCCTTTTCTGTTCGGCTCTGCGGTGCATCAATGTTCAAACTCCGAATTTTTATGTAAGTCACAGATTGCAATTTGATAATAGTGCCAAGGAAAATATAAATTGATGGATGACTGTGATAGAACTGCTCGTTATAATGGGCATGAAATGATTCGGGCCCATTGTTAGTACGTTTTAACGAGGATGGAACTTCGGCCCAGAGATGAGGGGGAAATAACGATTCATCTGTTATATAAGTATCAGTCAGGTAATCTGCAAATTCTATACAAGGCTTGTCGTTAGGTACAACGGCCATAAAATCTTCTACGAAACAGTCGGCTACTTCGTCTGGAGCTAAAAAGGCTATCCCAAAAATCCCTTTAAGCCATTTACTAATGTCTGAATCAAGCTCTTTGTATTGTTGACTAAGTCCAACTTTCTGGATTTTTCGCCACCAGGCTTGGCCTAAGTGAAACCTACAGCATTTGATCTCTATAGACGGGAAAAAATCCTTCATAACTTTCATTACCCGTTCTTCAAAATCGACGTGTACTGCTTTCGGTTGAAGTGTGTGACCTTGATCGGAACATAGCTTGACAATTGAGGAAAAGCAATTCACGTAAATTTCTTCAGACTTTCCAGGAAGTAAGCAGAATACAAGAGGGACATAATTTCCTTTGTTATAGCCATGAATAGTATATAACTGTTTAAAGAACTTTGGGCAATATTTGTAAGTACCATCCATAAAAATTTCCGGCACACTGCATAAACATTCAAGATTGGTTGGACACGTAAGAATAATTATACCAGTTT
This genomic interval carries:
- the LOC143057205 gene encoding uncharacterized protein LOC143057205 — encoded protein: MDIILTETNKGKRSLVCDSFRYRVDKTLKGEEISWRCTAKGCKARLRTDCTGTVIIQQKNTHNHDTSDRDNERHLLRVRSKRKADDDIAQRPSKIIRTELQNMDEANLKSEDIGSVSKAIYRKRRKSHPALPKSREETHQSLKKINIQSNKFENFVQFNDEQTGIIILTCPTNLECLCSVPEIFMDGTYKYCPKFFKQLYTIHGYNKGNYVPLVFCLLPGKSEEIYVNCFSSIVKLCSDQGHTLQPKAVHVDFEERVMKVMKDFFPSIEIKCCRFHLGQAWWRKIQKVGLSQQYKELDSDISKWLKGIFGIAFLAPDEVADCFVEDFMAVVPNDKPCIEFADYLTDTYITDESLFPPHLWAEVPSSLKRTNNGPESFHAHYNEQFYHSHPSIYIFLGTIIKLQSVTYIKIRSLNIDAPQSRTEKEKEQNLRDLHSKYCQQEITRDFYVRSLGYKFQARTDL